In Amaranthus tricolor cultivar Red isolate AtriRed21 chromosome 3, ASM2621246v1, whole genome shotgun sequence, a single window of DNA contains:
- the LOC130808988 gene encoding probable methyltransferase PMT9 isoform X3, translating into MNAIAHLRSDVSIVLFRHQLVIRLLLEYQIPIRWPASRDEVWKANIPHTHLAQEKSDQHWMVVNGEKINFPGGGTHFHDGADKYIVALARMLKFPSDKLSNGGNIRTVLDVGCGVASFGAYLLSHDIIAMSLAPNDVHENQIQFALERGIPSTLGVLGTKRLPYPSRSFELAHCSRCRIDWLQRDGILLLELDRVLRPGGYFVYSSPEAYAQDPENRRIWNSMYSLLRRICWRVVSKKDQTVIWAKSLSNNCYLKREPGTTPPLCNSDDSPDESWNVSMKTCITPYSAKMHKGKGSGLVPWPQRLTIPPPRLDDIGISAEEFQADTSTWRLRVNEYWNLMKRVLQKNTLRNVMDMNSNLGGFAAALNDRDVWVMNVSPVGSSAKLKIIYDRGLIGTVHDWCEAFSTYPRTYDLLHAWMVFSEVLERGCSLEDLLIEMDRILRPEGFVIIRDKPSVIRYIQKYLITLRWDEWILEVEPRVDVLSRSEEKVLIARKKLWRYDVTVR; encoded by the exons ATGAACGCCATTGCCCACCTCCGGAGCGACGTTTCAATTGTCTTATTCCGCCACCAATTGGTTATAAG ATTGTTGTTAGAATATCAGATACCTATCAGATGGCCTGCAAGCAGGGATGAAGTATGGAAGGCAAATATACCTCATACACATCTTGCACAAGAGAAATCTGACCAACATTGGATGGTTGTTAATGgtgaaaagattaattttccggGTGGCGGAACTCATTTTCATGATGGTGCTGATAAGTATATTGTTGCTCTCGCAAGG ATGCTAAAGTTTCCAAGTGATAAACTTAGCAATGGTGGAAATATAAGGACTGTTCTTGATGTGGGATGCGGAGTGGCAAGTTTTGGTGCCTATCTTCTTTCGCATGATATTATAGCCATGTCATTGGCACCTAATGACGTACacgaaaatcaaattcaatttgcACTGGAGAGAGGAATTCCATCTACTCTTGGTGTTTTGGGAACTAAAAGACTTCCGTATCCTAGTAGGTCATTTGAATTGGCGCATTGCTCTAGATGTAGGATTGATTGGCTTCAGAGAGATGGGATTCTTTTGTTAGAACTTGATAGAGTACTGAGGCCAGGTGGGTATTTTGTGTATTCTTCTCCTGAAGCATATGCACAAGATCCAGAAAATAGAAGAATTTGGAATTCAATGTATAGCCTTCTAAGGAGAATTTGCTGGAGAGTTGTTTCAAAGAAAGACCAAACCGTTATATGGGCAAAATCACTGAGCAACAACTGTTATTTGAAAAGAGAACCCGGAACTACACCTCCATTATGTAATTCGGATGATAGCCCAGATGAATCTTGGAACGTGTCGATGAAAACTTGCATCACTCCGTATTCAGCTA AAATGCACAAGGGAAAGGGAAGTGGCTTAGTTCCTTGGCCTCAAAGACTTACTATACCTCCACCTCGCTTGGATGATATTGGCATTAGTGCTGAGGAGTTTCAAGCTGACACT AGCACATGGCGTTTAAGAGTGAATGAGTATTGGAACCTAATGAAACGTGTTCTACAAAAGAACACCCTGCGTAATGTCATGGACATGAACTCCAATCTTGGTGGATTTGCTGCCGCTTTGAATGATAGAGATGTTTGGGTGATGAATGTTTCCCCTGTTGGTTCTTCTGCAAAGCTCAAGATTATCTACGATCGAGGTCTCATTGGCACTGTACATGACTG GTGCGAAGCATTTTCAACATATCCACGCACGTACGATCTACTCCACGCTTGGATGGTATTTTCCGAGGTTTTAGAGAGGGGTTGCAGCCTAGAAGATCTTTTgattgaaatggatagaattttgaGACCAGAGGGATTTGTCATTATCCGAGACAAGCCTTCAGTTATTCGTTACATACAGAAATACTTAATTACCTTACGTTGGGATGAATGGATTTTGGAGGTGGAACCAAGGGTCGATGTTTTGTCAAGAAGCGAAGAAAAAGTCTTGATTGCGCGTAAGAAGCTGTGGCGCTATGATGTTACAGTCAGATGA
- the LOC130808989 gene encoding glucuronokinase 1-like, whose translation MDAKEEEFIEHKAYARIGFLGNPSDVYNGKTISISISNFWASVRLVPSDRLVIMPHPVYDLVEFDSLNHLVHRLESDGFYGGARLLMAICKVFYKYCKRKEMDLHDRSFTLSYETNIPRQTGLSGSSAIVCAALNCMLDFYKVRHLVKMEERPNLILDAEKELGIVAGLQDRVAQVYGGLVFMDFSKNHMDELGHGIYIPMDTSLLPPLYLIYAENPSDSGKVHSTVRRRWLDGDEFIRSTVNEVANLAVEGRQALLEKDYAKLASLMNHNFDLRRRMFGDDVLGDINLKMVEVAREVGAASKFTGSGGAVVAFCPDGESQVELLVETCKKAGFVIQRVQVASSVSNDLDHKSSSLT comes from the exons ATGGATGCGAAGGAAGAAGAATTTATCGAGCATAAGGCTTACGCCAGGATCGGATTTCTGGGAAACCCAAGTGATGTCTACAATGGCAAAACCATCTCCATTAGCATTTCCAATTTCTGGGCTTCTGTTCGGTTGGTTCCGTCTGATCGTCTCGTCATTATGCCTCATCCTGTCTACGATCTCGTCGAGTTTGATTCTCTTAATCATTTG GTTCACCGTCTAGAGTCTGACGGTTTCTATGGCGGTGCACGTTTGCTTATGGCCATCTGTAAGGTCTTCTACAAGTActgcaaaagaaaagaaatggaTCTTCACGATAGGAGTTTCACTCTTTCATATGAAACCAATATTCCTCGACAG ACAGGACTTTCCGGTTCTAGTGCCATTGTATGTGCTGCCCTGAACTGTATGCTTGACTTCTATAAAGTTAGGCATCTGGTGAAAATGGAAGAGAGGCCTAATCTTATTTTGGATGCGGAGAAAGAGCTTGGAATTGTTGCTGGTCTCCAAGACCGGGTGGCACAAGTTTATGGTGGACTCGTTTTTATG GACTTCAGCAAAAATCACATGGATGAATTGGGACATGGTATTTACATACCAATGGATACTAGTCTACTTCCTCCTCTATACCTCATATATGCTGAAAATCCTAGTGATTCTGGAAAG GTGCATAGTACTGTGAGGCGAAGATGGCTAGATGGTGATGAGTTCATACGATCTACAGTGAATGAAGTTGCTAATTTGGCTGTGGAGGGAAGACAAGCCTTACTCGAAAAGGACTACGCCAAACTGGCATCCCTGATGAATCACAATTTTGACCTTCGCAG ACGTATGTTTGGAGATGATGTTCTTGGTGATATAAATCTAAAGATGGTGGAAGTAGCACGGGAGGTAGGTGCTGCATCAAAATTTACGGGCAGTGGAGGGGCTGTTGTTGCATTTTGCCCAGATGGAGAATCGCAAGTTGAGCTACTAGTGGAGACCTGTAAGAAAGCTGGTTTTGTCATTCAACGAGTTCAAGTCGCTTCGTCAGTTTCAAATGACCTAGATCATAAGAGCTCTTCTTTGACATGA
- the LOC130808986 gene encoding uncharacterized protein LOC130808986 isoform X1, whose amino-acid sequence MAAAAATKVLPFSVLIHFSKRFPRRPTKCFLSLLPPLTTRFISSSSTPYPLQYDMIISRPAPRHPHQKLPHSPHSKPPTESSDSDSDPSSFEDWVDKKLTENKSNTNGLEEMDKSKRKYYSKRKKKMYGSDSDDERRKIREKGEFVELKPEVVELRTLHKREEELYFYDTLAFPWEKDKHYKMVYQLEKKYFPDQCLDKAFLEPGQSNLSARQSRKKREDKGEEDKGMIFFEEGKDGMSNQEKNEVGKDGGKDISEKKVEEFFKCLKKVPSKNSQVCGVAEPFLASRTSGLPPKWDSPAGTVVLVNKPKGWTSFTVCGKLRRLTKIKKVGHAGTLDPMATGLLIVCVGKSTKLVDRYQGMIKGYSGVFRLGEATSTWDADSPVIQREPWEHIKDEDIRKAAASFTGEIWQVPPMFSAIKVGGEKMYEKARRGESIELSPRRISIFQFDIERSLEDRQNLIFRVTCSKGTYIRSLCADLGMALGSCAHLTALRRDSIGEYTADDAFEFQELEEQIAKGYL is encoded by the exons ATGGCGGCAGCCGCAGCTACAAAAGTACTCCCTTTTTCAGTCCTTATCCATTTCTCGAAACGCTTTCCACGCCGACCCACAAAATGCTTTCTTTCTCTCCTTCCTCCATTAACAACAAGATTCATCTCTTCTTCTTCCACTCCTTATCCTCTTCAGTACGATATGATTATCTCTCGCCCTGCTCCTCGACATCCTCATCAAAAGCTTCCTCATTCTCCTCACTCCAAACCACCCACTGAGTCATCCGATTCTGACTCGGACCCATCAAGTTTTGAGGACTGGGTTGACAAGAAACTAACCGAGAATAAAAGTAATACTAATGGGTTGGAAGAAATGGATAAATCTAAAAGAAAGTATTACAgcaagaggaagaagaaaatgTATGGTTCTGATTCTGATGATGAACGAAGGAAGATAAGAGAAAAAGGGGAATTTGTTGAGTTGAAACCTGAAGTAGTTGAGTTAAGAACACTTCataaaagggaagaagaattgTATTTCTATGATACTTTAGCTTTTCCATGGGAGAAGGATAAGCATTATAAAATGGTGTATCAATTGGAGAAGAAGTATTTTCCTGATCAGTGTTTAGATAAGGCTTTTTTAGAACCTGGGCAGTCGAATTTGAGTGCCCGTCAGTCGAGGAAGAAGAGGGAAGATAAGGGTGAGGAAGATAAAGGAATGATTTTCTTTGAGGAAGGAAAAGATGGGATGAGTAATCAAGAAAAAAATGAGGTAGGAAAGGATGGCGGTAAGGACATATCTGAGAAGAAGGTAGAAGAGTTCTTCAAGTGTTTGAAGAAAGTTCCCAGTAAGAACTCTCAAGTTTGTGGTGTAGCCGAGCCATTTTTGGCTTCTAGGACTTCTGGATTGCCTCCTAAATGGGATAGTCCTGCTGGAACTGTTGTTTTGGTGAACAAGCCTAAGG GTTGGACTTCATTTACAGTCTGTGGCAAATTGCGTCGTTTGACTAAAATTAAAAAG GTAGGACATGCAGGGACTCTGGATCCTATGGCTACTGGCTTGCTGATTGTTTGTGTTGGGAAGTCAACTAAGTTGGTTGACAG ATATCAAGGCATGATCAAGGGTTACAGCGGAGTTTTCCGTTTGGGCGAGGCAACTTCCACATGGGATGCAGATTCACCG GTAATACAGCGCGAACCATGGGAACATATCAAGGATGAGGACATAAGAAAGGCTGCTGCATCGTTTACTGGTGAAATATGGCAAGTGCCCCCTATGTTTTCTGCAATCAAA GTTGGTGGGGAAAAAATGTATGAGAAAGCAAGGAGAGGAGAAAGCATTGAACTTTCACCTCGAcgaatttcaatttttcaatttgaCATAGAACGCAGCTTGGAAGACAG GCAAAATTTAATATTTCGAGTCACGTGTTCGAAAGGTACTTACATTCGGTCCCTGTGTGCAGACTTGGGCATGGCTCTTGGAAG TTGTGCTCATTTAACGGCTTTGCGAAGAGACTCAATCG GGGAATACACTGCTGATGATGCATTTGAATTTCAAGAGCTAGAGGAACAAATTGCAAAAGGGTACCTATAG
- the LOC130808987 gene encoding uncharacterized protein LOC130808987 gives MVMPKEDLSRKPNYLVAFTVGYEQRDNIDVCIKKSDNFMIVLFHYDGRVIEWNEFAWAKQAIHISASKQTKWWYAKRFLHPSVVAAYDYIFIWDEDLEVENFDAEE, from the exons ATGGTAATGCCCAAAGAG GATCTTAGTAGAAAACCCAATTACCTAGTTGCCTTCACAGTAGGCTATGAGCAAAGGGATAATATCGATGTGTGCATCAAG AAATCAGACAACTTTATGATAGTCCTGTTTCACTATGATGGTCGGGTTATAGAATGGAACGAATTCGCATGGGCAAAGCAAGCCATCCATATCAGTGCATCAAAACAGACTAAATG GTGGTACGCTAAACGGTTCTTGCACCCTAGCGTGGTGGCGGCCTACGATTACATATTTATTTGGGATGAAGATCTCGAAGTTGAAAACTTTGATGCTGAAGAGTAA
- the LOC130808986 gene encoding uncharacterized protein LOC130808986 isoform X2, with protein MAAAAATKVLPFSVLIHFSKRFPRRPTKCFLSLLPPLTTRFISSSSTPYPLQYDMIISRPAPRHPHQKLPHSPHSKPPTESSDSDSDPSSFEDWVDKKLTENKSNTNGLEEMDKSKRKYYSKRKKKMYGSDSDDERRKIREKGEFVELKPEVVELRTLHKREEELYFYDTLAFPWEKDKHYKMVYQLEKKYFPDQCLDKAFLEPGQSNLSARQSRKKREDKGEEDKGMIFFEEGKDGMSNQEKNEVGKDGGKDISEKKVEEFFKCLKKVPSKNSQVCGVAEPFLASRTSGLPPKWDSPAGTVVLVNKPKGWTSFTVCGKLRRLTKIKKVIQREPWEHIKDEDIRKAAASFTGEIWQVPPMFSAIKVGGEKMYEKARRGESIELSPRRISIFQFDIERSLEDRQNLIFRVTCSKGTYIRSLCADLGMALGSCAHLTALRRDSIGEYTADDAFEFQELEEQIAKGYL; from the exons ATGGCGGCAGCCGCAGCTACAAAAGTACTCCCTTTTTCAGTCCTTATCCATTTCTCGAAACGCTTTCCACGCCGACCCACAAAATGCTTTCTTTCTCTCCTTCCTCCATTAACAACAAGATTCATCTCTTCTTCTTCCACTCCTTATCCTCTTCAGTACGATATGATTATCTCTCGCCCTGCTCCTCGACATCCTCATCAAAAGCTTCCTCATTCTCCTCACTCCAAACCACCCACTGAGTCATCCGATTCTGACTCGGACCCATCAAGTTTTGAGGACTGGGTTGACAAGAAACTAACCGAGAATAAAAGTAATACTAATGGGTTGGAAGAAATGGATAAATCTAAAAGAAAGTATTACAgcaagaggaagaagaaaatgTATGGTTCTGATTCTGATGATGAACGAAGGAAGATAAGAGAAAAAGGGGAATTTGTTGAGTTGAAACCTGAAGTAGTTGAGTTAAGAACACTTCataaaagggaagaagaattgTATTTCTATGATACTTTAGCTTTTCCATGGGAGAAGGATAAGCATTATAAAATGGTGTATCAATTGGAGAAGAAGTATTTTCCTGATCAGTGTTTAGATAAGGCTTTTTTAGAACCTGGGCAGTCGAATTTGAGTGCCCGTCAGTCGAGGAAGAAGAGGGAAGATAAGGGTGAGGAAGATAAAGGAATGATTTTCTTTGAGGAAGGAAAAGATGGGATGAGTAATCAAGAAAAAAATGAGGTAGGAAAGGATGGCGGTAAGGACATATCTGAGAAGAAGGTAGAAGAGTTCTTCAAGTGTTTGAAGAAAGTTCCCAGTAAGAACTCTCAAGTTTGTGGTGTAGCCGAGCCATTTTTGGCTTCTAGGACTTCTGGATTGCCTCCTAAATGGGATAGTCCTGCTGGAACTGTTGTTTTGGTGAACAAGCCTAAGG GTTGGACTTCATTTACAGTCTGTGGCAAATTGCGTCGTTTGACTAAAATTAAAAAG GTAATACAGCGCGAACCATGGGAACATATCAAGGATGAGGACATAAGAAAGGCTGCTGCATCGTTTACTGGTGAAATATGGCAAGTGCCCCCTATGTTTTCTGCAATCAAA GTTGGTGGGGAAAAAATGTATGAGAAAGCAAGGAGAGGAGAAAGCATTGAACTTTCACCTCGAcgaatttcaatttttcaatttgaCATAGAACGCAGCTTGGAAGACAG GCAAAATTTAATATTTCGAGTCACGTGTTCGAAAGGTACTTACATTCGGTCCCTGTGTGCAGACTTGGGCATGGCTCTTGGAAG TTGTGCTCATTTAACGGCTTTGCGAAGAGACTCAATCG GGGAATACACTGCTGATGATGCATTTGAATTTCAAGAGCTAGAGGAACAAATTGCAAAAGGGTACCTATAG
- the LOC130808988 gene encoding probable methyltransferase PMT9 isoform X2 has translation MKYSELIPCLDRNLIYQIRLKVNLTLMEHYERHCPPPERRFNCLIPPPIGYKIPIRWPASRDEVWKANIPHTHLAQEKSDQHWMVVNGEKINFPGGGTHFHDGADKYIVALARMLKFPSDKLSNGGNIRTVLDVGCGVASFGAYLLSHDIIAMSLAPNDVHENQIQFALERGIPSTLGVLGTKRLPYPSRSFELAHCSRCRIDWLQRDGILLLELDRVLRPGGYFVYSSPEAYAQDPENRRIWNSMYSLLRRICWRVVSKKDQTVIWAKSLSNNCYLKREPGTTPPLCNSDDSPDESWNVSMKTCITPYSAKMHKGKGSGLVPWPQRLTIPPPRLDDIGISAEEFQADTSTWRLRVNEYWNLMKRVLQKNTLRNVMDMNSNLGGFAAALNDRDVWVMNVSPVGSSAKLKIIYDRGLIGTVHDWCEAFSTYPRTYDLLHAWMVFSEVLERGCSLEDLLIEMDRILRPEGFVIIRDKPSVIRYIQKYLITLRWDEWILEVEPRVDVLSRSEEKVLIARKKLWRYDVTVR, from the exons ATGAAATATTCAGAGTTAATACCATGCTTGGATAGAAAtcttatatatcaaataaggtTAAAGGTTAATCTAACATTAATGGAGCATTATGAACGCCATTGCCCACCTCCGGAGCGACGTTTCAATTGTCTTATTCCGCCACCAATTGGTTATAAG ATACCTATCAGATGGCCTGCAAGCAGGGATGAAGTATGGAAGGCAAATATACCTCATACACATCTTGCACAAGAGAAATCTGACCAACATTGGATGGTTGTTAATGgtgaaaagattaattttccggGTGGCGGAACTCATTTTCATGATGGTGCTGATAAGTATATTGTTGCTCTCGCAAGG ATGCTAAAGTTTCCAAGTGATAAACTTAGCAATGGTGGAAATATAAGGACTGTTCTTGATGTGGGATGCGGAGTGGCAAGTTTTGGTGCCTATCTTCTTTCGCATGATATTATAGCCATGTCATTGGCACCTAATGACGTACacgaaaatcaaattcaatttgcACTGGAGAGAGGAATTCCATCTACTCTTGGTGTTTTGGGAACTAAAAGACTTCCGTATCCTAGTAGGTCATTTGAATTGGCGCATTGCTCTAGATGTAGGATTGATTGGCTTCAGAGAGATGGGATTCTTTTGTTAGAACTTGATAGAGTACTGAGGCCAGGTGGGTATTTTGTGTATTCTTCTCCTGAAGCATATGCACAAGATCCAGAAAATAGAAGAATTTGGAATTCAATGTATAGCCTTCTAAGGAGAATTTGCTGGAGAGTTGTTTCAAAGAAAGACCAAACCGTTATATGGGCAAAATCACTGAGCAACAACTGTTATTTGAAAAGAGAACCCGGAACTACACCTCCATTATGTAATTCGGATGATAGCCCAGATGAATCTTGGAACGTGTCGATGAAAACTTGCATCACTCCGTATTCAGCTA AAATGCACAAGGGAAAGGGAAGTGGCTTAGTTCCTTGGCCTCAAAGACTTACTATACCTCCACCTCGCTTGGATGATATTGGCATTAGTGCTGAGGAGTTTCAAGCTGACACT AGCACATGGCGTTTAAGAGTGAATGAGTATTGGAACCTAATGAAACGTGTTCTACAAAAGAACACCCTGCGTAATGTCATGGACATGAACTCCAATCTTGGTGGATTTGCTGCCGCTTTGAATGATAGAGATGTTTGGGTGATGAATGTTTCCCCTGTTGGTTCTTCTGCAAAGCTCAAGATTATCTACGATCGAGGTCTCATTGGCACTGTACATGACTG GTGCGAAGCATTTTCAACATATCCACGCACGTACGATCTACTCCACGCTTGGATGGTATTTTCCGAGGTTTTAGAGAGGGGTTGCAGCCTAGAAGATCTTTTgattgaaatggatagaattttgaGACCAGAGGGATTTGTCATTATCCGAGACAAGCCTTCAGTTATTCGTTACATACAGAAATACTTAATTACCTTACGTTGGGATGAATGGATTTTGGAGGTGGAACCAAGGGTCGATGTTTTGTCAAGAAGCGAAGAAAAAGTCTTGATTGCGCGTAAGAAGCTGTGGCGCTATGATGTTACAGTCAGATGA
- the LOC130808988 gene encoding probable methyltransferase PMT9 isoform X1 → MKQQRTDGYSICQSSSLLKHVLLGLIVFLGLSCLYFGSFLAPRDADDAIDPVFSSFVHNPDAIEQDNSHIQNLDSLLPKTIPICDMKYSELIPCLDRNLIYQIRLKVNLTLMEHYERHCPPPERRFNCLIPPPIGYKIPIRWPASRDEVWKANIPHTHLAQEKSDQHWMVVNGEKINFPGGGTHFHDGADKYIVALARMLKFPSDKLSNGGNIRTVLDVGCGVASFGAYLLSHDIIAMSLAPNDVHENQIQFALERGIPSTLGVLGTKRLPYPSRSFELAHCSRCRIDWLQRDGILLLELDRVLRPGGYFVYSSPEAYAQDPENRRIWNSMYSLLRRICWRVVSKKDQTVIWAKSLSNNCYLKREPGTTPPLCNSDDSPDESWNVSMKTCITPYSAKMHKGKGSGLVPWPQRLTIPPPRLDDIGISAEEFQADTSTWRLRVNEYWNLMKRVLQKNTLRNVMDMNSNLGGFAAALNDRDVWVMNVSPVGSSAKLKIIYDRGLIGTVHDWCEAFSTYPRTYDLLHAWMVFSEVLERGCSLEDLLIEMDRILRPEGFVIIRDKPSVIRYIQKYLITLRWDEWILEVEPRVDVLSRSEEKVLIARKKLWRYDVTVR, encoded by the exons ATGAAGCAACAAAGGACTGATGGGTATTCTATTTGCCAAAGTTCATCCCTCCTCAAGCATGTTTTACTGGGTCTTATCGTCTTCCTTGGTCTTTCTTGTCTCTATTTTGGCTCTTTTTTAGCTCCTCGTGATGCTGACGATGCTATCGACCCTGTGTTTAGTAGCTTTGTTCACAACCCAGATGCCATTGAACAAGATAATTCTCATATTCAAAACCTTGATTCTCTGCTTCCTAAGACTATTCCG ATATGTGACATGAAATATTCAGAGTTAATACCATGCTTGGATAGAAAtcttatatatcaaataaggtTAAAGGTTAATCTAACATTAATGGAGCATTATGAACGCCATTGCCCACCTCCGGAGCGACGTTTCAATTGTCTTATTCCGCCACCAATTGGTTATAAG ATACCTATCAGATGGCCTGCAAGCAGGGATGAAGTATGGAAGGCAAATATACCTCATACACATCTTGCACAAGAGAAATCTGACCAACATTGGATGGTTGTTAATGgtgaaaagattaattttccggGTGGCGGAACTCATTTTCATGATGGTGCTGATAAGTATATTGTTGCTCTCGCAAGG ATGCTAAAGTTTCCAAGTGATAAACTTAGCAATGGTGGAAATATAAGGACTGTTCTTGATGTGGGATGCGGAGTGGCAAGTTTTGGTGCCTATCTTCTTTCGCATGATATTATAGCCATGTCATTGGCACCTAATGACGTACacgaaaatcaaattcaatttgcACTGGAGAGAGGAATTCCATCTACTCTTGGTGTTTTGGGAACTAAAAGACTTCCGTATCCTAGTAGGTCATTTGAATTGGCGCATTGCTCTAGATGTAGGATTGATTGGCTTCAGAGAGATGGGATTCTTTTGTTAGAACTTGATAGAGTACTGAGGCCAGGTGGGTATTTTGTGTATTCTTCTCCTGAAGCATATGCACAAGATCCAGAAAATAGAAGAATTTGGAATTCAATGTATAGCCTTCTAAGGAGAATTTGCTGGAGAGTTGTTTCAAAGAAAGACCAAACCGTTATATGGGCAAAATCACTGAGCAACAACTGTTATTTGAAAAGAGAACCCGGAACTACACCTCCATTATGTAATTCGGATGATAGCCCAGATGAATCTTGGAACGTGTCGATGAAAACTTGCATCACTCCGTATTCAGCTA AAATGCACAAGGGAAAGGGAAGTGGCTTAGTTCCTTGGCCTCAAAGACTTACTATACCTCCACCTCGCTTGGATGATATTGGCATTAGTGCTGAGGAGTTTCAAGCTGACACT AGCACATGGCGTTTAAGAGTGAATGAGTATTGGAACCTAATGAAACGTGTTCTACAAAAGAACACCCTGCGTAATGTCATGGACATGAACTCCAATCTTGGTGGATTTGCTGCCGCTTTGAATGATAGAGATGTTTGGGTGATGAATGTTTCCCCTGTTGGTTCTTCTGCAAAGCTCAAGATTATCTACGATCGAGGTCTCATTGGCACTGTACATGACTG GTGCGAAGCATTTTCAACATATCCACGCACGTACGATCTACTCCACGCTTGGATGGTATTTTCCGAGGTTTTAGAGAGGGGTTGCAGCCTAGAAGATCTTTTgattgaaatggatagaattttgaGACCAGAGGGATTTGTCATTATCCGAGACAAGCCTTCAGTTATTCGTTACATACAGAAATACTTAATTACCTTACGTTGGGATGAATGGATTTTGGAGGTGGAACCAAGGGTCGATGTTTTGTCAAGAAGCGAAGAAAAAGTCTTGATTGCGCGTAAGAAGCTGTGGCGCTATGATGTTACAGTCAGATGA